Proteins found in one Desulfovibrio sp. genomic segment:
- a CDS encoding efflux RND transporter permease subunit → MNIAALFIRRPVATVLIMLGMLFFGVSGYRNLPVNQLPTVDFPTIQVQAELAGADPETMASSVATPLEKEFFTIAGIDSISSVNSTGRTRITIQFALDRNIDAAALDVQSAIGLAQRRLPSNMTVPPSFRKVNPADLPILQLRVSSATLPLYVLNEYADTLIGQRLSMVDGVAQVVIYGQKQYAVRVQLNPDELATRGIGIDEVADAVASANSMLPTGSLEGSHRADSIKSSGQLMNARAFSDAVVAYRNGAPVRLRDLGEVVDSFKQDKQLTWSNGGAPSIMLAVERQPGTNTVQVVDSIRALLPALEKQLPPSAKVEVFYDRSESIRESVADVKFTLVLTVFLVVLVIFIFLRNLPATIIPSLALPMSVISTFAVMSVLGYSLDNLSLMALTLAVGFVVDDAIVMLENIVRHQEMGKDPQTAAFDGSAEIGFTIVSMTLSLAAVFIPVLFMGGIVGRLFREFAVVIIAAILSSGVVSLTLTPMLCAYFLKAQGRNMAGHKPAVSGLYGALERCFDRLADLYARSLDVALRHRRITLLASFGLLALTVWLGMVIPKGFLPTEDMGLLQASTEAEQGVSFEGMVRAQHSLDPMLESSTHVAAYNSIVGIVGGSQSMNNGILLMRLAEHDKRPGIEAVAQKLRKDLNTSPSMRVFVRVPPTISIGGRASKALYQYTLFGPDMGSLFESAQRIEDALRKLPELQDVNSDLQLKNPELRVTIDRNRAAALGVTPQQIELALQSAYGSREVSTIYAPTDDYSVFVELQKPFQKDRSALSRLYVRSKSGDLVPLDTLAKLSTGVGPIAVNHNGQFPSVTISYNLRPGISLSQGVGAVEAAARPLLPDTVTAESQGTAQAFQSSLKGMGWLLVLAIVVIYLVLGILYESFIHPFTILSGLPSAGFGALATLWLFGMELDLYGFVGIIMLLGIVKKNAIMMLDFALEAQKKDPSLDPLAAITQGCHVRFRPIMMTTVAALMGALPIAVGIGAGADARRALGLAVVGGLCFSQLVTLYITPVYYYYMEKLSRRLGRLWGGRFKQNRQEHAENGQAFPPSH, encoded by the coding sequence ATGAATATCGCCGCGCTTTTTATCCGCCGCCCTGTGGCCACTGTACTGATAATGCTGGGCATGCTGTTTTTTGGCGTGTCGGGGTATCGCAATCTGCCCGTAAACCAGTTGCCCACGGTGGATTTCCCCACCATTCAGGTGCAGGCCGAGCTTGCCGGGGCCGACCCGGAAACCATGGCTTCCTCCGTGGCTACGCCGCTGGAAAAAGAATTCTTCACCATTGCGGGCATTGATTCCATTTCATCAGTCAATTCCACGGGCCGCACACGCATCACCATCCAGTTTGCCCTTGATCGCAATATCGATGCGGCAGCTCTGGACGTGCAGTCGGCCATCGGTTTGGCCCAGCGCCGTTTGCCCTCCAACATGACTGTGCCGCCGAGCTTCCGCAAGGTGAACCCCGCAGATCTGCCCATCCTGCAACTGCGTGTATCGTCTGCCACCTTGCCGCTCTATGTGCTCAATGAATACGCGGACACGCTCATCGGCCAGCGCCTTTCCATGGTGGACGGCGTGGCCCAGGTGGTCATTTACGGGCAGAAGCAGTACGCCGTGCGCGTGCAGCTGAACCCGGACGAGCTGGCCACGCGGGGCATAGGCATTGATGAAGTGGCCGATGCTGTGGCCTCCGCCAACAGCATGCTGCCCACAGGCTCGCTGGAAGGGTCGCATCGCGCCGATTCCATCAAATCCTCGGGCCAGCTCATGAACGCCCGCGCCTTCAGCGACGCGGTGGTGGCCTACCGCAACGGCGCACCTGTGCGCCTGCGCGATCTGGGCGAAGTGGTGGACAGCTTTAAGCAGGACAAACAACTCACCTGGAGCAACGGCGGCGCGCCCAGCATCATGCTGGCCGTGGAGCGCCAGCCCGGCACCAATACAGTGCAGGTGGTGGATTCCATCCGCGCCCTGCTGCCCGCGCTGGAAAAACAGTTGCCGCCCTCCGCAAAAGTGGAGGTTTTTTACGACCGCTCGGAGTCCATCCGCGAATCAGTGGCGGACGTAAAGTTCACACTGGTGCTCACGGTGTTTCTGGTGGTGCTGGTCATCTTTATCTTTTTGCGCAATCTGCCCGCCACAATCATTCCCAGCCTTGCCCTGCCCATGTCGGTTATTTCGACTTTTGCCGTCATGTCTGTGCTGGGCTACAGCCTGGACAACCTCTCGCTCATGGCCCTGACCCTTGCCGTGGGTTTTGTGGTGGACGATGCCATCGTCATGCTTGAAAATATCGTGCGGCATCAGGAAATGGGCAAGGATCCGCAAACCGCGGCCTTTGACGGCTCGGCGGAGATCGGCTTCACCATTGTTTCCATGACGCTCTCGCTGGCGGCAGTGTTCATCCCCGTGCTGTTCATGGGCGGGATTGTGGGGCGGCTGTTCCGCGAATTCGCGGTGGTCATCATTGCCGCAATCTTGAGCTCCGGCGTGGTTTCGCTCACGCTCACGCCCATGCTCTGCGCCTATTTTTTGAAGGCGCAAGGGCGGAACATGGCCGGGCACAAACCTGCCGTGAGCGGGCTGTACGGCGCGCTTGAACGATGTTTTGACAGGCTGGCCGACCTGTACGCCCGCTCGCTGGATGTGGCGTTGCGCCATCGGCGTATTACCCTGTTGGCCTCGTTTGGCCTGCTGGCCCTGACAGTATGGCTGGGCATGGTCATTCCCAAGGGTTTTTTGCCCACGGAAGACATGGGCCTGTTGCAGGCCAGCACCGAGGCGGAGCAGGGCGTGTCCTTTGAGGGCATGGTGCGGGCGCAGCACAGCCTTGACCCAATGCTGGAATCATCCACCCATGTGGCGGCCTACAACTCCATTGTGGGCATTGTGGGCGGCAGCCAGAGCATGAACAACGGCATCCTGCTCATGCGGCTGGCGGAGCACGACAAACGCCCCGGCATTGAGGCCGTGGCCCAGAAGCTGCGCAAGGATCTCAACACCTCGCCTTCCATGCGCGTATTTGTGCGTGTGCCGCCAACCATCAGTATTGGCGGCCGCGCCTCCAAGGCCCTGTATCAGTACACGCTGTTTGGGCCGGATATGGGTTCGCTTTTTGAAAGCGCCCAACGCATCGAGGATGCCCTGCGCAAGTTGCCGGAATTGCAGGACGTCAACAGCGACCTGCAACTCAAGAATCCTGAACTGCGCGTGACCATTGACCGCAACCGCGCCGCAGCTCTGGGCGTGACCCCGCAGCAGATAGAGCTGGCCCTGCAGTCGGCCTACGGTTCGCGCGAGGTTTCGACAATTTACGCGCCCACGGATGACTATTCGGTCTTTGTGGAATTGCAAAAGCCTTTCCAGAAAGACCGTTCGGCCCTTTCGCGGCTTTATGTACGCTCCAAGAGCGGCGACCTTGTGCCGCTGGATACTCTTGCCAAGCTTTCCACCGGGGTTGGCCCCATCGCGGTCAACCACAATGGGCAGTTCCCGTCCGTGACCATCTCGTACAATCTGCGCCCCGGTATTTCGCTCAGCCAGGGCGTAGGCGCGGTGGAGGCGGCGGCGCGCCCGCTGCTGCCCGATACGGTGACCGCCGAATCGCAGGGCACTGCACAGGCCTTCCAGAGTTCGCTCAAGGGCATGGGCTGGCTGCTTGTGCTGGCCATTGTGGTCATTTATCTTGTGCTGGGCATTTTGTACGAGAGCTTCATCCACCCGTTCACCATTCTTTCCGGCTTGCCGTCGGCTGGCTTTGGCGCGCTGGCGACCCTGTGGCTGTTCGGCATGGAGCTTGATCTGTACGGCTTTGTGGGTATCATCATGCTGCTCGGCATCGTGAAGAAAAACGCCATCATGATGCTCGATTTCGCACTGGAAGCGCAGAAGAAGGATCCGTCCCTTGACCCGCTGGCGGCCATTACCCAGGGCTGTCATGTGCGCTTTCGGCCTATCATGATGACCACCGTGGCCGCGCTCATGGGCGCGCTGCCCATAGCCGTGGGCATTGGCGCGGGGGCAGATGCCCGCCGCGCGCTGGGTCTGGCCGTGGTGGGCGGGCTGTGCTTTTCGCAGCTGGTCACGCTCTACATCACGCCAGTGTACTACTATTATATGGAAAAACTCTCCCGCAGGCTGGGACGCCTCTGGGGCGGGCGTTTCAAGCAGAACCGGCAGGAACATGCGGAGAATGGGCAAGCCTTTCCGCCTTCGCACTGA
- a CDS encoding sulfite exporter TauE/SafE family protein: MLLIVLGAVCLLVGILVGLTGVGGILVPPGLILLSGLEPHEAMGTALASFLPIALVGTVMYRRLGHVDWSRATPFMIGGLAALPGAVLNASINAKPLVILLAGIILFAGFCVLRPPKAGGSVFWQGRAGFFFIGASTGFLAGMTGAGGPVLTIPWMIAAGVAPMTAVGLAMPYQVVTAVFGTVGNIADGHVDFALLPIVCILEIAGFAGGVVLAKRTPTGMLRNLIGGVCCLLGLFLLVRELESVILKMF; the protein is encoded by the coding sequence ATGCTGTTAATAGTTCTGGGTGCTGTATGCCTGCTGGTGGGTATTCTGGTCGGGCTTACGGGCGTGGGCGGTATTCTTGTTCCTCCCGGGCTGATTCTGCTGAGCGGGCTTGAGCCGCATGAGGCCATGGGGACGGCATTGGCGTCATTTTTACCCATCGCGCTGGTGGGAACCGTCATGTACCGCCGTCTGGGCCATGTGGACTGGTCGCGGGCCACGCCCTTTATGATCGGCGGCCTCGCGGCACTGCCGGGGGCCGTGCTCAACGCCAGCATCAACGCAAAGCCGCTGGTAATTTTGCTGGCGGGCATCATCCTGTTTGCGGGCTTTTGCGTATTGCGGCCCCCCAAGGCTGGCGGCAGCGTTTTTTGGCAGGGCAGGGCGGGATTTTTTTTCATCGGGGCGAGTACGGGTTTTCTGGCGGGCATGACCGGCGCGGGCGGCCCTGTGCTCACCATTCCGTGGATGATAGCCGCCGGGGTTGCCCCCATGACGGCTGTGGGCCTTGCCATGCCGTACCAGGTGGTTACGGCCGTGTTCGGCACCGTGGGTAATATAGCTGACGGGCATGTGGATTTTGCCCTGTTGCCGATAGTCTGCATTCTTGAAATCGCTGGTTTTGCTGGCGGCGTTGTTCTGGCAAAACGCACGCCCACGGGCATGCTGCGCAACCTCATAGGCGGCGTGTGCTGTTTGCTTGGGCTGTTTCTGCTTGTGCGAGAGCTGGAGTCTGTCATCCTCAAGATGTTTTAA
- a CDS encoding CobD/CbiB family cobalamin biosynthesis protein, whose translation MSLAQLFPYSVWECWWLAPLALIFDLWLGDPDLPWRHPVCAVGKLLDWLEAPARRFMRKNGPDTERQRGRFAGAVALAVLVGLTGAVAWGLVSLPVFGTLLALYLAWAGLALGSLLRTGQEVLRRVEHYDEPQAREALSWLVSRDTSSMDRSLMRKTLADTLSENLTDAFMAPFFWLLVGGPVAMWCYKAVSTTDSMWGYVTEKWRWLGWAGARGDDALAYIPARLSACAACLADRCASICEHHLRFLPGRLRPVRLWQGRWPGFRVVARQAVGMPSPNSGWSMTVCAWLCGARMGGPSVYFGTLTPKPWLGPEQDEAAPWDRKRLLALCELLRYSALCGGLTLWLCFMVVSLPNF comes from the coding sequence GTGAGTCTGGCGCAGCTATTCCCCTATTCCGTGTGGGAATGCTGGTGGCTTGCCCCTCTGGCCCTGATTTTTGATCTCTGGCTGGGCGATCCTGACCTGCCGTGGAGGCACCCTGTCTGCGCTGTAGGCAAGCTGCTGGACTGGCTGGAAGCCCCGGCGCGGCGGTTTATGCGCAAGAACGGGCCGGATACCGAACGCCAGCGCGGGCGCTTTGCCGGGGCAGTTGCCCTGGCAGTGCTTGTGGGCCTGACGGGCGCGGTTGCGTGGGGGCTGGTTTCCTTGCCTGTGTTTGGGACGCTGCTGGCCCTGTATCTGGCCTGGGCCGGGCTTGCTCTGGGCAGCCTGCTGCGCACAGGGCAGGAGGTGCTGCGCCGGGTGGAACACTATGACGAGCCGCAAGCGCGCGAAGCGCTTTCGTGGCTGGTCAGCAGGGACACGTCCAGCATGGATCGCTCCCTCATGCGCAAAACCCTTGCTGATACGCTTTCTGAAAACCTTACGGATGCCTTTATGGCTCCTTTTTTCTGGCTGCTCGTGGGCGGGCCTGTGGCCATGTGGTGCTACAAGGCCGTGAGCACAACCGATTCCATGTGGGGCTACGTGACGGAAAAGTGGCGCTGGCTGGGATGGGCCGGGGCGCGCGGCGATGATGCGCTGGCCTACATTCCTGCCCGTTTGTCGGCCTGCGCGGCCTGCCTAGCGGACAGATGCGCGAGCATCTGTGAGCATCATCTGCGTTTTTTGCCTGGGCGGCTGCGGCCTGTGCGCCTGTGGCAAGGCCGCTGGCCCGGTTTTCGGGTCGTGGCCCGACAGGCCGTGGGCATGCCAAGCCCCAATTCCGGCTGGTCCATGACAGTCTGCGCATGGCTGTGCGGCGCGCGCATGGGCGGGCCGTCCGTGTACTTTGGCACGCTGACGCCAAAACCCTGGCTTGGGCCGGAACAGGACGAGGCAGCGCCCTGGGATCGCAAGCGCTTGCTGGCGCTTTGCGAACTCTTGCGCTATAGCGCCTTGTGTGGGGGACTGACGCTCTGGCTGTGCTTCATGGTGGTCAGTCTGCCTAATTTTTGA